The Pseudomonas allokribbensis genome has a window encoding:
- a CDS encoding DUF883 family protein has translation MANTSLRKASLQSMEAEIESLLKSLESLKDDASDESRKTLKALKGNAESALKHSRSLLSDAYEEVKVKTRETGIATRDYAQEHPWTTAGVAVGALGLLAAYLLFKRGE, from the coding sequence TCATTGCAAAGCATGGAAGCGGAGATCGAGAGTCTGCTCAAGTCGCTGGAAAGCCTGAAAGACGACGCTTCGGACGAGTCGCGCAAGACCCTCAAGGCGCTCAAGGGCAACGCCGAAAGTGCGCTGAAACATTCGCGCAGCCTGCTCAGCGATGCCTACGAAGAAGTCAAAGTCAAAACCCGCGAAACCGGGATCGCCACCCGTGATTACGCGCAGGAACATCCGTGGACGACCGCCGGTGTGGCGGTCGGTGCACTGGGTCTGCTGGCCGCTTATCTGCTGTTCAAGCGCGGCGAGTGA
- a CDS encoding LysR family transcriptional regulator codes for MSHDLPPLNALRAFEATARLNSVSQAAEQLHVTHGAVSRQLKVLEEHLGVSLFVKDGRGLKLTDTGIRLRDASGEAFDRLRSVCAELTQSTADAPFVLGCSGSLLARWFIPRLGRLNADLPDLRLHLSAGEGDLDPRRPGLDALLLFAEPPWPADMQVYELASERIGPVMSPLFSGYQHLKSAPPTALLGEPLLHTTSRPQAWPSWAQQTGLDAKALKLGQGFEHLYYLLEAAGAGLGVAIAPEPLVAEDLKAGRLVAPWGFCETPAQLALWLPKRAADGRARQLAQWLKNELRQADHSPRLNSR; via the coding sequence ATGAGCCATGACCTTCCCCCGCTGAACGCCCTGCGCGCCTTCGAAGCCACCGCCAGGCTGAACAGCGTCAGCCAGGCCGCCGAGCAGCTACACGTCACCCACGGCGCGGTCAGCCGCCAGCTCAAGGTGCTTGAAGAGCACCTGGGCGTCAGCCTGTTCGTCAAGGACGGTCGCGGCTTGAAACTCACAGATACCGGTATCCGTCTGCGCGATGCCAGCGGCGAGGCGTTCGACCGCTTGCGCAGTGTTTGTGCCGAGCTGACCCAAAGCACCGCCGACGCGCCGTTCGTGCTCGGCTGCTCCGGCAGCCTGCTGGCGCGCTGGTTCATTCCGCGACTGGGAAGGCTCAATGCCGATCTGCCGGACTTGCGTCTGCACCTGTCGGCCGGAGAAGGTGACCTTGATCCGCGCCGCCCGGGACTCGATGCCTTGCTGCTGTTCGCCGAGCCGCCATGGCCGGCGGACATGCAAGTTTACGAGCTGGCCAGCGAACGCATCGGCCCGGTCATGAGCCCGCTGTTCAGCGGCTACCAGCACCTGAAATCGGCGCCGCCCACTGCCCTGCTCGGCGAACCCTTGCTGCACACGACTTCACGCCCGCAAGCCTGGCCGAGCTGGGCGCAGCAAACCGGCCTCGACGCCAAGGCATTGAAGCTGGGCCAAGGTTTCGAGCATCTGTATTACTTGCTGGAAGCGGCCGGCGCCGGATTGGGCGTGGCGATTGCGCCGGAACCCTTGGTGGCCGAAGACTTGAAAGCCGGGCGCCTGGTCGCGCCATGGGGCTTTTGCGAAACCCCGGCGCAACTGGCGCTGTGGCTACCCAAGCGCGCCGCAGACGGACGCGCCCGGCAACTGGCGCAATGGCTCAAGAACGAGCTGCGCCAGGCGGATCACTCGCCGCGCTTGAACAGCAGATAA
- the trpB gene encoding tryptophan synthase subunit beta, which translates to MTQTSNTSDLRNGPDANGLFGSFGGRYVAETLMPLILDLAREYEAAKEDPAFKEELAYFQRDYVGRPSPLYFAERLTEFCGGAKIYLKREELNHTGAHKINNCIGQILLARRMGKKRIIAETGAGMHGVATATVAARFGLDCVIYMGTTDIERQQANVFRMKLLGAEVIPVVAGTGTLKDAMNEALRDWVTNVDSTFYLIGTVAGPHPYPAMVRDFQAVIGKETREQLQAQEGRLPDSLVACIGGGSNAMGLFHPFLDDKSVEIIGVEAAGYGIETGKHAASLNGGVPGVLHGNRTFLLQDDDGQIIDAHSISAGLDYPGIGPEHAWLHDIGRVQYTSVTDDEALAAFHQCCRLEGIIPALESAHALAEVFKRAPKLPKDHLMVVNLSGRGDKDMQTVMHHMETSKQEKH; encoded by the coding sequence ATGACCCAGACTTCGAACACCTCCGATCTGCGTAACGGCCCTGACGCCAACGGCCTGTTTGGCTCGTTCGGCGGCCGTTACGTCGCCGAAACCCTGATGCCGTTGATCCTCGATCTGGCCCGCGAGTACGAAGCGGCCAAGGAAGATCCGGCGTTCAAAGAGGAATTGGCCTACTTCCAGCGCGACTACGTCGGACGTCCGAGCCCGCTGTATTTCGCCGAGCGCCTGACCGAGTTCTGCGGTGGCGCCAAGATCTACCTCAAGCGCGAAGAGCTGAACCACACCGGCGCGCACAAGATCAACAACTGCATCGGCCAGATCCTGCTGGCGCGGCGCATGGGTAAGAAACGCATCATCGCCGAGACCGGCGCCGGCATGCACGGCGTGGCGACGGCCACCGTGGCTGCGCGCTTCGGCCTGGATTGCGTGATCTACATGGGCACCACTGACATCGAACGTCAGCAGGCCAACGTGTTCCGCATGAAGCTGCTGGGCGCCGAGGTGATCCCGGTGGTCGCCGGCACCGGCACCCTGAAAGACGCGATGAACGAAGCACTGCGTGACTGGGTGACCAACGTCGACAGCACCTTCTACCTGATCGGCACCGTGGCCGGCCCGCATCCTTACCCAGCTATGGTTCGCGACTTCCAGGCGGTGATTGGCAAGGAAACCCGCGAGCAGCTGCAAGCTCAGGAAGGTCGTCTGCCGGACAGCCTGGTGGCGTGCATCGGCGGCGGTTCCAACGCCATGGGCCTGTTCCACCCGTTCCTCGACGACAAGAGCGTAGAAATCATCGGCGTCGAAGCCGCCGGTTACGGCATCGAAACCGGCAAGCACGCGGCCAGCCTCAACGGCGGCGTACCGGGTGTGTTGCACGGCAACCGTACCTTCCTGCTGCAGGACGACGATGGTCAGATCATCGACGCCCACTCGATTTCCGCCGGCCTCGACTACCCAGGCATCGGCCCGGAGCACGCGTGGTTGCATGACATCGGCCGCGTCCAGTACACCTCGGTGACCGACGACGAAGCTCTGGCCGCATTCCACCAGTGCTGCCGTCTGGAAGGGATCATCCCGGCACTGGAAAGCGCCCATGCCCTGGCCGAAGTATTCAAACGCGCACCGAAACTGCCGAAGGATCACCTGATGGTGGTCAACCTGTCCGGCCGCGGTGACAAAGACATGCAGACCGTCATGCACCACATGGAAACTTCCAAGCAGGAGAAACACTGA
- the trpA gene encoding tryptophan synthase subunit alpha — MSRLQTRFAELKEQNRAALVTFVTAGDPDYDTSLAILKGLPKAGADVIELGMPFTDPMADGPAIQLANIRALGAKQNLIKTLQMVREFRKDNSDTPLVLMGYFNPIHKFGVERFIAEAKEAGVDGLIVVDMPPEHNSELCDPAQAAGIDFIRLTTPTTDDARLPKVLNGSSGFVYYVSVAGVTGAGAATLEHVEEAVARLRRHTDLPISIGFGIRTPEQAASIARLADGVVVGSALIDHIANATTPDQAIDGVLSLCSALSEGVRKARVS, encoded by the coding sequence ATGAGCCGCCTGCAAACCCGCTTTGCCGAACTCAAGGAACAGAACCGCGCCGCACTGGTGACCTTCGTCACCGCCGGTGATCCGGATTACGACACTTCGCTGGCGATCCTCAAGGGCCTGCCGAAAGCCGGTGCCGACGTGATCGAGCTGGGTATGCCGTTCACCGACCCGATGGCCGACGGTCCGGCGATCCAGCTGGCGAACATCCGTGCCTTGGGTGCCAAACAGAACCTGATCAAAACCCTGCAGATGGTCCGCGAGTTCCGCAAGGACAACAGCGACACGCCGCTGGTGCTGATGGGTTACTTCAACCCGATCCACAAATTTGGTGTCGAGCGCTTCATCGCTGAAGCCAAAGAGGCCGGCGTTGATGGCCTGATCGTGGTCGACATGCCACCGGAGCACAACTCGGAGCTGTGCGACCCGGCCCAGGCTGCAGGCATCGACTTCATCCGTCTGACTACGCCGACCACGGATGATGCACGTCTGCCGAAAGTGTTGAACGGCAGCTCCGGGTTCGTTTACTACGTGTCGGTCGCCGGTGTGACTGGTGCCGGTGCGGCGACTCTGGAACACGTCGAGGAAGCCGTGGCGCGCCTGCGTCGTCATACCGACCTGCCGATCAGCATCGGTTTCGGTATCCGTACGCCGGAGCAGGCCGCGTCCATCGCGCGTCTGGCCGATGGCGTGGTGGTGGGGTCGGCGCTGATCGATCACATCGCCAATGCGACCACGCCGGACCAGGCCATCGACGGCGTACTGAGCCTGTGTTCGGCACTGTCCGAAGGCGTGCGTAAGGCCCGCGTCAGCTGA
- a CDS encoding anti-virulence regulator CigR family protein — MKMPKRLIASLGVLMISATPLLASADPRDDHDHGGPQQGQYDNRGGDHHDWQSSHRGGPPPRDFGPVRQVIRDNHGYFVRGAPPPPGIRLERGRPLPHGYYGERLEARALGRLPVYPGYEWRRAGGDIVLIAIGTGIVYEVLDGVLY, encoded by the coding sequence ATGAAAATGCCGAAACGTCTGATTGCCAGTCTGGGCGTGCTGATGATCAGCGCGACGCCGCTGCTGGCCAGCGCTGACCCACGCGACGATCACGACCACGGCGGCCCGCAACAGGGTCAGTACGACAATCGCGGTGGCGATCACCATGATTGGCAAAGCAGCCATCGGGGTGGCCCGCCACCGCGCGACTTCGGGCCGGTGCGTCAGGTGATTCGTGACAATCACGGCTACTTCGTTCGCGGTGCACCTCCGCCGCCGGGTATTCGCCTGGAACGCGGCCGGCCGTTGCCGCACGGCTATTACGGCGAGCGGCTGGAGGCCCGGGCGTTGGGACGTTTGCCGGTGTATCCGGGCTATGAATGGCGTCGGGCCGGTGGCGATATCGTGTTGATCGCGATCGGTACCGGGATCGTCTACGAAGTGCTGGATGGTGTTCTGTACTGA
- a CDS encoding DUF4105 domain-containing protein produces the protein MKSLSAWLLAGALLLIGSNAHASLQLRLKTDGLSPAQQQASQALLDEAMQKLPPSFIERLDRRIDVGWTDDMPANAYGQATLVSELDLNRRLLAGLTDGSAATQKTNRPHGTVRQELLATVLHEITHIYDRARLWPATERTLIQRCTRRNNSAGLIGLPDECRGQNDRRFTLSDDPRLLDLAGWQQYVGRRGEREQHNRQIARSPDLYEISSPKEFVAVNMEYFLLDPSYACRRPALYRYYKEHFGWAPPEKDSCAKSFAFLNAGNDFAKQPLGQVDPERVYAIDYLLAEANQNWVSRWGHSMLRLVICAPGRPRGPDCRLDLDQHLVLSYRAFVGDVQLSSWDGLVGKYPSRLFVLPLAQVIDEYTKTELRSLASVPLNLSRSEIEDVVEHAAEMHWSYDGNYFFLSNNCAVESLKLLRSGSNNAQLTGLDSIMPNGLLEVLKGRGLADTSVLDNPKEALRLGYRFDSFRDRYQAMFEVLKKQLPIKQASVEEWLSLSAEERRPWFERADLRTSAALLLLEQASFRRQLLLAQDEVKQRYLGARELENGGMDKANATLQQILANSGFLSRPAELLDSRGYGLPQPSEFSRLEAESSQRQKQLLVLSGDLDKEVRALLEPKRAAEIAANEANVKQIGEHLRKLHKASGGLELP, from the coding sequence GTGAAGTCTCTCAGCGCCTGGCTGCTGGCCGGGGCGCTGCTGCTGATCGGCAGCAACGCCCACGCCAGCCTGCAACTGCGGCTCAAGACCGACGGTCTGAGCCCCGCCCAACAACAGGCCAGCCAGGCGTTGCTCGATGAAGCGATGCAGAAACTGCCGCCCAGCTTCATCGAACGCCTGGATCGACGCATCGATGTCGGCTGGACCGACGACATGCCCGCCAATGCCTATGGCCAGGCGACGCTCGTCTCCGAGCTGGACCTGAACCGCAGACTGCTCGCCGGGCTCACTGACGGCAGCGCGGCCACGCAAAAAACCAATCGCCCCCACGGCACGGTGCGGCAGGAACTGCTGGCCACGGTGCTGCACGAAATCACCCATATCTACGACCGCGCACGCCTGTGGCCGGCCACCGAACGCACGCTGATCCAGCGCTGCACGCGCCGCAACAACAGCGCCGGGCTGATCGGCCTGCCGGATGAGTGTCGGGGCCAGAATGACCGGCGCTTTACCCTCAGCGATGACCCGCGCCTGCTCGATCTCGCCGGCTGGCAGCAATACGTCGGCCGCCGTGGCGAACGTGAACAGCACAACCGGCAGATCGCCCGCAGCCCGGACCTGTACGAGATATCCAGTCCGAAGGAGTTCGTCGCGGTCAACATGGAGTACTTCCTCCTCGACCCGAGCTACGCCTGCCGCCGCCCGGCGCTGTACCGCTATTACAAGGAACACTTCGGCTGGGCGCCGCCGGAAAAGGACTCCTGCGCCAAATCCTTCGCCTTCCTCAATGCCGGCAACGACTTTGCCAAACAGCCGCTGGGCCAGGTCGATCCGGAGCGGGTCTACGCCATCGACTACCTGCTGGCCGAAGCGAACCAGAACTGGGTCAGCCGCTGGGGGCACAGCATGTTGCGCCTGGTGATCTGCGCCCCGGGCCGGCCACGCGGACCGGATTGCAGACTGGACCTGGACCAGCATCTGGTGCTGTCCTACCGCGCATTCGTCGGCGATGTGCAGCTGTCGAGCTGGGACGGACTGGTCGGAAAATACCCTTCGCGTCTGTTCGTCCTGCCGTTGGCGCAGGTGATCGACGAATACACCAAGACCGAACTGCGCAGCCTCGCCTCGGTGCCGCTGAACCTGTCCCGCAGCGAGATCGAAGACGTCGTCGAACACGCCGCCGAAATGCACTGGAGCTACGACGGCAACTACTTCTTCCTGTCCAACAACTGCGCGGTGGAGAGCCTGAAACTGCTGCGCAGTGGAAGCAACAATGCACAGCTCACCGGCCTCGACAGCATCATGCCCAATGGCCTGTTGGAAGTGCTCAAGGGCCGAGGCCTGGCGGATACCAGCGTGCTCGACAATCCCAAAGAGGCGTTGCGCCTGGGTTACCGCTTCGACTCGTTCCGCGATCGCTATCAGGCAATGTTCGAGGTGCTGAAGAAGCAATTGCCGATCAAGCAGGCCAGCGTCGAGGAATGGCTGTCGCTGTCTGCCGAAGAGCGGCGGCCATGGTTCGAACGCGCGGACCTGCGTACCAGCGCCGCATTGCTGCTGTTGGAGCAGGCAAGCTTCCGTCGCCAGTTGCTGCTGGCCCAGGATGAGGTCAAGCAACGCTACCTCGGCGCACGGGAATTGGAAAACGGCGGCATGGACAAGGCCAACGCAACGTTGCAGCAGATCCTCGCCAACAGCGGCTTCCTCAGTCGCCCGGCAGAACTGCTCGACTCTCGTGGTTATGGCCTGCCACAACCCAGCGAGTTCAGCCGACTGGAAGCCGAAAGCAGTCAGCGCCAGAAACAGCTACTGGTGCTGAGCGGTGATCTGGACAAGGAAGTGCGAGCGCTGCTGGAACCGAAGCGGGCAGCGGAGATTGCAGCCAACGAGGCCAACGTGAAGCAGATCGGCGAGCATTTGCGCAAACTGCACAAAGCCTCGGGTGGCCTGGAGCTGCCCTGA
- a CDS encoding DUF2388 domain-containing protein → MRSPLIAAALGLLLLADMAQAHTLVATSNIIVRASQRTIDFTSDTTTSIRDSKIIREAHDDAASFVASNGDIRGAHLEAALNTLRTRVPEARDASDQVLAEAILAL, encoded by the coding sequence ATGCGTAGCCCGCTGATTGCTGCCGCCCTTGGCCTGTTGTTGTTGGCCGATATGGCCCAGGCGCACACCCTGGTAGCCACCAGTAACATCATCGTTCGTGCCTCCCAGCGCACCATCGATTTCACTTCCGATACCACCACTTCGATCCGCGATTCGAAAATCATCCGCGAAGCCCACGATGACGCTGCCAGCTTCGTCGCCAGCAACGGTGATATCCGTGGCGCGCACCTGGAAGCCGCCCTCAACACCCTGCGCACCCGCGTGCCGGAAGCCCGCGACGCCAGTGATCAGGTACTCGCCGAAGCCATCCTCGCATTGTGA
- a CDS encoding DUF2388 domain-containing protein translates to MRFLSNLLISSVLVTACWTTSVDAFDVSTQNTVVSGYATSMVSSAPFDRKLLLAAHDDAAAFVASDGQLRGAQLESALHYLRKSRPKLHVSDLELAQAILVQ, encoded by the coding sequence ATGCGTTTTCTTTCAAATCTGCTTATCTCTTCTGTTCTGGTCACTGCTTGCTGGACGACCTCGGTCGATGCCTTTGACGTCTCGACGCAAAACACCGTTGTCAGCGGTTACGCCACCAGCATGGTGTCTTCCGCGCCTTTCGACCGTAAACTGCTGCTCGCCGCCCACGACGATGCGGCGGCATTCGTTGCCAGTGACGGCCAGTTGCGAGGCGCTCAGCTGGAATCCGCGTTGCATTACCTGCGCAAATCCCGGCCAAAACTTCATGTAAGCGACCTTGAACTGGCACAGGCAATTCTCGTCCAATAG
- a CDS encoding DUF2388 domain-containing protein, translating into MSRLRLLSAAALLAVAANVSATSFIVTTDAVVGALKSSSDATSDVSSSLRDNKVVIAARDDAASFVASEGQIRGVKLESALDLIRHQAPQLNATDAQLAQAILAI; encoded by the coding sequence ATGTCCCGTCTTCGCCTGCTCAGCGCTGCCGCCCTGCTGGCCGTGGCTGCCAATGTCAGCGCTACCAGCTTCATCGTGACCACCGACGCCGTTGTTGGCGCGCTGAAGTCCTCTTCGGACGCGACTTCCGACGTCAGTTCTTCGCTGCGTGACAACAAAGTCGTGATCGCTGCCCGTGACGACGCTGCCAGCTTCGTTGCCAGCGAAGGCCAGATCCGCGGCGTGAAGCTGGAGAGTGCCCTGGACCTCATCCGCCATCAGGCCCCGCAACTGAATGCGACCGACGCACAACTGGCACAAGCCATTCTGGCGATCTGA
- a CDS encoding DUF1127 domain-containing protein, giving the protein MTFRLHRQKEDVMNHLQDVSAVAVERSPRFGRLRRLFRGFWQGLERARTRRLLAQLDGRDLADLGLSHADRQNELEKPFWR; this is encoded by the coding sequence ATGACCTTCCGCCTCCATCGGCAAAAGGAAGACGTCATGAATCACTTACAGGATGTTTCAGCAGTCGCGGTCGAACGCTCTCCTCGCTTCGGTCGTCTACGACGGCTATTCAGAGGTTTCTGGCAAGGCCTGGAGCGCGCCAGGACGCGGCGCCTGCTGGCTCAACTCGATGGTCGGGATCTCGCCGATCTTGGCCTCAGCCACGCCGATCGACAGAACGAACTGGAGAAACCCTTCTGGCGCTAG
- a CDS encoding DUF1127 domain-containing protein, which produces MERTLSSELFFEDKAAKTQASLPLRVIANLMLWQRRISSRHQLARLDSRLLADAGISEAQRYEELSKPFWR; this is translated from the coding sequence ATGGAACGTACACTCAGTTCCGAACTGTTCTTCGAAGACAAAGCTGCAAAAACCCAGGCTTCCCTGCCTCTGCGCGTTATCGCCAACCTGATGCTGTGGCAGCGCCGCATCTCCAGCCGCCACCAACTGGCTCGTCTGGATTCGCGCCTGCTGGCTGACGCCGGGATTAGCGAAGCACAACGCTACGAAGAGCTGAGCAAGCCGTTCTGGCGCTAA
- a CDS encoding acetyl-CoA hydrolase/transferase family protein, with the protein MYRDRIRLPSLLDKVMSAADAAALIEDGMTVGMSGFTRAGEAKAVPHALAERAKVTPLKISLMTGASLGNDLDKQLTEAGVLSRRMPFQVDSTLRKAINAGEVMFIDQHLSETVEQLRNQQLKLPDIAVIEAVAITEQGHIVPTTSVGNSASFAIFAKHVIVEINLAHNANLEGLHDIYIPTYRPTRTPIPLVKVDDRIGSTAIPIPPEKIVAIVITQQSDSPSTVSAPDVDTKAIADHLITFFKQEVDAGRMTNKLGPLQAGIGNIANAVMCGLIDSPFEDLTMYSEVLQDSTFDLIDAGKLSFASGSSITLSERRNSDVFGNLEKYKDKLVLRPQEISNHPEVVRRLGIIGINTALEFDIYGNVNSTHVCGTRMMNGIGGSGDFARNAHLAVFVTKSIAKGGAISSVVPMVSHVDHTEHDVDILVTEVGLADLRGLAPRERARVIIDNCVHPDYRQALNDYFTAACAIGGHTPHILRDALSWHINLEETGRMLKA; encoded by the coding sequence ATGTACCGTGACCGTATTCGCCTGCCTTCGTTGTTGGATAAAGTGATGAGCGCCGCCGACGCTGCTGCGCTGATCGAGGACGGCATGACCGTCGGCATGAGCGGCTTCACCCGCGCCGGCGAAGCCAAGGCCGTTCCCCATGCACTGGCCGAGCGAGCCAAGGTCACGCCGCTGAAGATCAGCCTGATGACCGGTGCCAGCCTGGGCAACGACCTCGACAAGCAACTGACCGAGGCCGGCGTCCTGTCGCGGCGCATGCCGTTCCAGGTCGACAGCACCTTGCGCAAGGCGATCAACGCCGGCGAAGTGATGTTCATCGACCAGCACCTGTCGGAAACCGTCGAGCAACTGCGCAACCAGCAACTGAAGCTGCCGGACATCGCCGTGATCGAAGCCGTGGCCATCACCGAACAGGGCCACATCGTGCCGACCACCTCGGTGGGCAACTCGGCGAGCTTCGCGATCTTCGCCAAACACGTGATCGTCGAGATCAACCTGGCGCACAACGCCAACCTCGAAGGTCTGCACGACATCTATATCCCGACCTATCGCCCGACCCGCACGCCCATCCCGCTGGTAAAAGTCGACGACCGTATCGGCAGCACCGCGATCCCGATCCCTCCGGAGAAGATTGTCGCGATCGTCATCACCCAGCAGTCGGACTCGCCGTCCACCGTGTCGGCGCCGGATGTCGACACCAAGGCCATCGCCGATCACCTGATCACCTTCTTCAAGCAGGAAGTCGATGCCGGACGCATGACCAACAAGCTCGGCCCGTTGCAGGCCGGGATCGGCAACATTGCCAACGCGGTGATGTGCGGGTTGATCGACTCGCCGTTCGAAGACCTGACCATGTACTCCGAAGTGCTGCAGGACTCGACCTTCGACCTGATCGATGCGGGCAAGCTGAGCTTTGCCTCGGGCAGCTCGATCACCCTGTCGGAGCGGCGCAACAGCGACGTGTTCGGCAACCTTGAGAAGTACAAGGACAAACTGGTGCTGCGCCCGCAAGAGATCTCGAACCATCCGGAAGTGGTTCGGCGCCTGGGCATCATCGGTATCAACACGGCGCTCGAGTTCGACATCTATGGCAACGTCAACTCCACCCACGTCTGCGGCACGCGGATGATGAACGGCATTGGCGGTTCGGGTGACTTCGCGCGCAACGCACACCTGGCGGTGTTCGTGACCAAGTCGATCGCCAAGGGCGGCGCGATTTCCAGCGTGGTGCCGATGGTCAGCCACGTCGACCATACCGAACACGACGTCGACATCCTGGTAACCGAGGTCGGTCTGGCCGACCTGCGTGGCCTGGCGCCACGGGAACGCGCCCGGGTCATCATCGACAACTGTGTGCACCCGGATTACCGCCAGGCACTGAACGACTACTTCACAGCAGCCTGCGCCATCGGCGGCCACACCCCGCACATCTTGCGCGATGCCCTGAGCTGGCACATCAATCTGGAAGAAACCGGACGCATGCTGAAGGCGTAA
- a CDS encoding NAD(P)(+) transhydrogenase (Re/Si-specific) subunit beta — MSMNLVTTLYLIASICFIQALKGLSHPTTSRRGNLFGMLGMALAILTTVGLIYKLGAELATAGIGYVIVGLLIGGTAGSIMAKRVEMTKMPELVAFMHSMIGLAAVFIAIAAVVEPQSLGIVKQLGDSIPAGNRLELFLGAAIGAITFSGSVIAFGKLSGKYKFRLFQGAPVQFSGQHKLNAVLGLATLILGITFMLTGNLAAFALMLALAFIMGVLIIIPIGGADMPVVVSMLNSYSGWAAAGIGFSLNNSMLIIAGSLVGSSGAILSYIMCKAMNRSFFNVLLGGFGNTADAGPAGEKEARPVKSGSADDATFLLTNADTVIIVPGYGLAVARAQHALKELTEKLTHHGVTVKYAIHPVAGRMPGHMNVLLAEAEVPYDQVFEMEDINSEFGQADVVLVLGANDVVNPAAKNDPKSPIAGMPILEAFKAKTIIVNKRSMASGYAGLDNELFYLDKTMMVFGDAKKVIEDMVKAVE; from the coding sequence ATGAGCATGAATCTCGTCACGACGCTCTACCTGATCGCGTCGATCTGCTTCATCCAGGCCCTCAAAGGCCTGTCGCACCCGACCACGTCGCGCCGCGGCAACCTGTTCGGCATGCTCGGCATGGCGTTGGCGATCCTTACTACCGTCGGCCTTATCTATAAGCTGGGCGCTGAGCTGGCGACTGCTGGCATTGGCTATGTGATCGTCGGCCTGCTGATCGGCGGCACCGCCGGTTCGATCATGGCCAAGCGCGTTGAAATGACCAAGATGCCAGAACTGGTTGCGTTCATGCACAGCATGATCGGTCTGGCAGCGGTGTTCATCGCCATTGCTGCGGTGGTTGAGCCGCAGTCGCTGGGCATCGTCAAGCAACTGGGCGACTCGATCCCGGCGGGCAACCGTCTGGAGCTGTTCCTCGGCGCAGCCATTGGTGCCATCACCTTCTCCGGTTCGGTGATCGCGTTCGGCAAGCTGTCGGGCAAGTACAAGTTCCGTCTGTTCCAGGGCGCACCGGTACAGTTCAGCGGTCAGCACAAGCTGAACGCGGTACTGGGTCTGGCGACGCTGATCCTCGGCATCACCTTCATGCTGACCGGCAACCTCGCCGCATTCGCATTGATGCTGGCCTTGGCCTTCATCATGGGCGTGCTGATCATCATCCCGATCGGCGGTGCCGACATGCCGGTCGTGGTGTCGATGCTCAACAGCTATTCCGGCTGGGCGGCGGCGGGTATCGGTTTCTCGCTGAACAACTCGATGCTGATCATTGCCGGCTCCCTGGTGGGTTCGAGCGGTGCGATCCTCTCGTACATCATGTGCAAGGCGATGAACCGTTCCTTCTTTAATGTGCTGCTAGGCGGTTTTGGCAATACAGCAGACGCCGGCCCTGCCGGTGAAAAAGAAGCTCGCCCGGTGAAATCCGGTTCGGCTGATGACGCGACCTTCCTGCTGACCAACGCCGACACCGTGATCATCGTTCCGGGTTACGGCCTGGCGGTGGCCCGTGCGCAGCATGCGCTGAAGGAGCTGACCGAGAAGCTGACCCACCATGGCGTGACCGTGAAGTACGCGATTCACCCGGTGGCCGGTCGGATGCCCGGACACATGAACGTACTGCTGGCCGAGGCCGAAGTGCCGTACGACCAGGTGTTCGAGATGGAAGACATCAACTCCGAGTTCGGCCAGGCCGACGTGGTGCTGGTGCTCGGCGCCAACGACGTGGTCAACCCCGCTGCCAAGAACGATCCGAAATCGCCGATTGCCGGCATGCCGATCCTCGAAGCGTTCAAGGCCAAGACCATCATCGTCAACAAACGCTCGATGGCCAGCGGCTATGCCGGTCTGGACAACGAACTGTTCTACCTGGACAAGACCATGATGGTCTTCGGCGACGCGAAGAAAGTCATCGAAGACATGGTCAAAGCGGTCGAGTAA
- a CDS encoding NAD(P) transhydrogenase subunit alpha, whose product MEELISPGIYNLIIFVLAIYVGYHVVWNVTPALHTPLMAVTNAISAIVIVGAMLAAALTVTPLGKTMGTLAVALAAVNVFGGFLVTRRMLEMFKKKAPKVKEEAPK is encoded by the coding sequence ATGGAAGAGCTTATCTCCCCCGGTATCTACAACCTGATCATCTTCGTGCTGGCGATTTATGTCGGTTACCACGTGGTCTGGAACGTTACACCCGCGCTGCACACGCCGCTGATGGCGGTGACCAACGCCATTTCGGCGATCGTGATCGTCGGCGCCATGCTCGCCGCCGCCCTGACCGTCACTCCGCTGGGCAAGACCATGGGCACCCTCGCCGTGGCACTGGCCGCGGTCAACGTGTTCGGTGGCTTCCTGGTCACCCGCCGCATGCTTGAGATGTTCAAGAAGAAAGCCCCGAAAGTAAAAGAAGAGGCGCCGAAGTAA